TCTACAGCGAGATTTccaccaaaagcaaaaaaaaaaaaaaaacctgctttgatAGCGTTTCCTTGAAATCATCAGACTTTTGGTATGTCGTTTGAATTCCCCAAAAGCACCCTAAGACGCTCACACAAGAAATCAAGCTCCTTACTGAAATTTCAGTGGCACAGCAAAACCGAGTCGCTTCTGATTTAGTTTTGGTTGAGTAGCTTCTGTACCAGTACGTCTCTTTGGCTCTAAAGGCAGCATTGCTTGTATAAAAGATCCACCTCAACTTCTTGTCTTCTCACCATAGATTATTCTGGGTGGTTATGAGGCAAAATGAACGAATATTAACGGAAACACAGACAGGACACAGGACTGAAAACTGTTCTGTATGCGCTATCTAAAACTGCTATGCTCTTCCAAAATCCATGTGCTCCTGAACGTCTGGTTCCTCTGCTACCCCGTAGTTGCTGAGAGCAGCTACTGCAGTGGTGCAGTCCCCGcgtcctctctccctcccttcttcttttcctttttttttaaacattagtACATGCTCAAATCCAACCAGctcaaatactttttaatacattgaaaatgtaaaataaagaatatatgAAGTACATacagtatatatatacatatttcaaatacttaaaattcttatgtaaaatatgatttttctatattatttgtgtaaaaatacattttaaaatggtgtCAACTTGATTTTCTGTACATACCCTCTATTCCAATTTAAGTcccttttaaaaaggcaaaagacaGACAAAGGTTTCGCATCTTCTAAACTGTGTTTACAGGGCTGTtgtcaaaacaagaaaagcacGTGGTAAACAGTAttggatttcttctttttaagaatTCCCATTTTTATTGCGTTAATGGAAAAAACTGaatcttttcagttctcctgcTAGTAAAACTATTCTTGGCCTTGCTGAGAAACTGCATACTCCCGACACCCTGTTTATCTAGTTCATAAATCATCctttgtcaattttttttttacagatactaaaatatatattacttaaaatatattactgtAAGCTCTTAAAATTGATCTTCAGTCATATCAAAtgtatagcattaaaaaaaacaacctaggTAACAAAGAAAATTCTGGATACCCTCCTCCTGGCAAACGCTGCAGCAgttctccctgcaggacacGGGTGGCAGGGACCCGAGGCCGCAGGGCGCACAGCGGCGCGGCTCAGGGCGCTCCTCCACGCTGCACGGTGCCGGAAGCGGCAACGGCCGGGGAAGGGGCttctcccccagcacagcagtgaATCCACGCTCATCGCAGGAGGCGCTGCGCACgtgcctgcctttccctcctACCGCTGCCGCAGCCACCCGCGTTGTCAGACGTGGGATTTTGGAAGTTCGAACCAGCGCCGGCCCCGTCCGCCCTGGCTGGGGAGAGCCGAGCACCCTCCTCCGCTAACGGCCAAGACCCAGCGGCCGGGGTGGCTTTCAAACAGCTGAGCCCAAGCTaagctcccaggaaaaacaaaagtttcCCCGGGGCTTCAAGCGTCCCGGTGAGACGCTGCAGTGGTGAAGCCCCAGCccgtttgttttttccaggcCGCCGTGCGTTCAGGTGACACGAGCACAGCggggcaccagagcagagcagcggGGCTCTGCCTCCAGGCCCACACGCTTCTGCCGCCTGGCACCTCTGCCACGGCTGGGGCACGGAGAGGGTGGGAGGACAcctgggcagggctggtgcTCACCCACCCTCCGGGGCTTTCAACGGACTGTCCGGCTGCACCTCCCTGGGGGAGACGCCCGagccccgctgccagcccccccgctgcctgcaggcCAGGCAGGAACCGGCCCTGGAGCGGCTTTGCCGCCTCGCTGGCAGCGTGAATGACACCCCTCGGAAGCGGCTGCGTCCCGAGGAGACGACCTGGCTGTTCAGGACTtggccaggagcttgctgccCCATCAGCTATTTCTTACTACCACGAAAAAGATACAACTCCGCGGACCAGCCTAACTGTGAAGCATCTTGGTCtttccttttgatttaaaaagggACATTAAAATTTCACACAGGCTTCCTTCCCTGTGCTCCCGATCTGTCTCAAAACCTGAACTCGGTTATAGAGTTGTGTGCGCTCCTCCGCTGCCACGACCTGTACGCAGGTTTGTGCATCGGAAAGTGGAACTCCACCGATCAGTCTGCACGTCTGGTTCTCGGGCTGCAGGACTTGGACGTGGCCCAAAGGGAAACTTTAAATCCGAGGATCTTTCCTTACTCAAGTTGCTTTTACTGCCACAAACAAAGTTTGACATTGcgctttgaaaacattttatctcagatttttttatgaCAGCATTTACTATTGTGCTATGAATTTAGTACCTGGGGAACCAAAGCCTAATGCTTTAAAGTACGCCACAACATCCCTTTACTTCATAAATCCAGCGTGAAGGCAGGTTTAGTATCTTGCGGGAAAGGCAGGCGATGGGACGAGTGGAGCCTCAGCAGGAAGGCGGCAGCAGGGTGCAGGGAACACCCCCACCTGGGCTGCGGGCTTTCCCCCTTCCAAAACACTTCGTTCAGTAACCAGCCCTGTGGAACATGCCCAGCTTCCAAGGCTTTATGTTGGCCTGCACTCACAGGGATTACTACACTGAGCCCCGTTGTTTCTAATGACTTCCCAACTACTTAATGCCCTCTTGCACACCTGTGGAGATCGTTCCATCAAGTTGTGCCTAGTAGCTCATGCCACATTAAAATCAAAGTCATGcagttaaaaatttattttcttaaaaagaaataaaataaaagtagccCAAGAAAAGTGCTGATCCATTAAAATATACCTAAGGCACTGAACAGAGTTGTAAACTTCCAAGCCATCACGCAAGATGCCTGCACTGTCCCACACGAGCCTGGAGCCACCGAGACCCCGGAGGTCCCCGCACAGCCCggcccagcagcagctcagcaccctcCTGCGTTTCCAGAGCAGACTCGCAAGAGGCGCCTGTGGTGTAGAACACCGAACCCACGCACTACAGGGGATGTGTGTAAAGTTTAAAGGGAGGAACGAGCTGGAGCCGCAGGCGGGCCGGTGGCTGATTCAGAAagcgccggggcggggggagcaaCGGACCAGCCTTTCCAAGCGGCAGCTGCAGCGGGTTGAAGGCCGAGAGTGCGAAGAGCAAGCCGGCAGATCACAGCCTGCTGCTCCCTCATCATCGTCTCCTGCCCTGTCTTAAGCAGCCTTGTCAGCCTGGAAACATCACACCCGTCAAAGTCAAGGTGTGAACAGAAGTGATCCAATTATGCCAGCAAAACCTCTTTGCTCTTATTTGAGGCAAGAATGACTTTTTCAGTTTAGTCTGTAACTAGCAACAGTCTTTAAATTGGATTATACTGGGAGGTCTGTCTTAGGCAGGAATGAACGTGTCTGACTGAGGATTACACTGCTGCAACTCCTGTCACGTCTAGACATGGCCGAGCTGTTATGGGACAGACAGCCCCTGCTCTTGGTACCAGATGCCCCGGGGGCACGCAGCTTGAAACCACTTTACACTGCGCCTCGAGATTTAAAACAGCGGCAGAAATTCCCCTTGCAGAACACGAGATGGGAGCAGGCAGCGATGGGCCGCTGTGCAAATCGGAGCCGAGGTACAACTCGACCCAGGAATCGAGGTTATCCCCGTTACGGTGTCTGGGGTTGCAACAGGAGAAGCCAACCCCTGTTTGCTGCTTAGGCCACAACCACCATGTGTGCAGCACGACAAAAAATGGGAGTAATTTTTGTGTGGGGTTGGAGGTTTTTCTGAGATTTCAGGTTTAGATTAAAAAACTGGACTTTATTTCTAATACTtaaatcctcttcctcactgGATGTCTGAGCAGTGATGCGTAATTAGAAAGCAGGAGTCACTGCTCCCCAGTACACTTAAGATGAGCAAAACAGAGACCAAGAcatgctgcagctcctgctaaCTCACACCTCCAATCCTGCTCGGGAGGAGGCCGTGCTCTgctgggcagggaaggaaaCGCTCCTGTTACGACGCAGTTAAGCCTGCAGCTCTTTTCTTTATTGTTATCAAATAAATCACCACCCGCTCCTCGGAAAAACACGCTGCTTCACAGGCAACTACTTCTGATCTCTACCAAGAGCAGGCAGGTTCCCGGGAGAGGGGAACGCAGTAGTATAGCCGAACgggaagaagaaaggctgaggACCCCAGCTCACAAGACAGCTGTCCCACCTACTTTGTTAATATTGCTTCGTCTTAAAAAGGCCTTTGGATTAAAAGTGAATTCAGTGCTTTTCCATCAAAAAGATACATAGATCTGTTACCTGACCAAGATGCAGTATGGCCCCCCACCCGCCCAAAGCGCGACAACATGGGACTGGACGTGATTAGTGAACCCGATGTTCTTTGTTTCGGAAGAGAAGTAACATACAGACCCTCGATGTGATGCGGACACGTTGCAAtacataaaaatgcagattGGCCTGTGCTTCGTTAGCCAGCCTGTCATCAATTCTTGTTGAGAAGAGAGTACCATTTTGTAACTGCTTTAATTTCGATTAATCAAAGCAAATGGATTCGTGAACACCGGAAGTGAAGATGAGCATCGCTAGCTGTGGTGTCCCACAGCCAGGTACAAGGGGTGCGgtgcagccccttcccagccccaacGCAACTCCAGACATCACTGAGCAACATCCAAGCTGAGTCAAGCCTGATTTGGTATTTTAGAACACAGAGACACCCACTGCGGGCTCACGGCGAGGCCCAGCAAGAGACTTGTTCTCCTTCCCCTACACTGAGCTAAATATAAAATCTTCTCTAGAAATTGGAGACGTCTGACTGTGGGGGAGGTTTGGATGAGCACGGGAAGCTCCCGGGAGAAGAGCAGGACCGAGGGCGAGGGTGTAACAGCTGATGGGCCTTGACCGCGGGATGGCACCTCCCAGCTCACTCCAAACGCCTCAGAAAGCAGATTTCTGCCGAGTCCCGACAGTCCGGAAATGAAATGCAGTTCAGCACAGATTTGTGATCTCTGCTATAAATGGTTCCTGGGATCACTGATAATCACGGTTACTGAGTTGTTTTAGTGATTTAAATTCTTGAATCCTATGGTTAGTACAGTTGCCTTTTTCAGTATTTACCAGTAGCAAATCAAGACACTACCTTCCTTAAAACAAGGTTACTGCAACTGACTCCTTGAAGAGGAGAGGATATGCAAATCAAAACCTCTAGCCAATATTGCACAACCCAGTACGCCTTCTGGGAACAGCCCGGTCACAAAGGAAAGGCAATGACTTGAAAGGCCGCCACAACGCCAGTCCCTTCCAATTCTGAAACACTTGAACTAAATTTAGAGCAACGAAGCGAGCCCGTGCAGGGGTTCCCGCTTCGGTGCCCTGTGACCGGTGGGTACAAACGCTTAGTTTCTTGATTATCCAGTTCTTCTCTCTGGCCAGAGAAGACCAACAACAGGCTAAGGTTTTGCCGGGGGCTCGTTCCCCCATCTagagcagagctcagcaaaCATGCTGGATAGCAGGCTGGGGTTAATGAAACTGCAGTACAAGTCAAACACTATCTCCTACAagattgaaaaaatatttttaaacaaaataatgtgACATATTTACATAATTCCTTAAGTGCAAACTCTTGTCACAATTCACGTAGTTGAGCTCAATTTAGACTCACTGTACAAGAAGGTGCTCTTTCTTTAATGAAAGAAGAACTCTACTCTGTATTCCTGATTCAGTAACGTGTCTCTTGTGCAAGGCAGTAAACTTCCTGTTTCTTCCCAACGTACTTCcgaaagcaaaaccaaaaccaagccaTCCTCTTCCCCACTTCCTGTCCCGGTTACCGCACGACGAGGCAGGAGACACAGAGCTTAGAGGGGCCAATGCAATCATCATGGCAGAAGGCGCCGCAGCCCTTGCACATGATCATGGCTTTCAACCTGCAGTAACATTTGGAAGGGGAATCCTCCATGCCGTTGTCTTCAGCAAAGGCCTGAACGGGGATGGTCTGACTGTGGCTGCCAGAGTTCATAGCCTGGCCGGTGGGAATGGTGGTTACAGTCACGGAAAAGGACATGACGTTCCCCATACTGCTGGACAGCTGATTGCATTCCGACAGCCCGGTCATAAGGGACCCTTGGTTCACGTCTGGCGAGGTGGAGACATTTATCGTGCCGCTGTAGCTGGGCCCAATGAGTGGTGCGGCAGCGTTTCCAGAGAGCTTTGGAGGGTGCGAAGGAGAGAGCAGcggaggctgctgctgtgcggAGTCTGCGGACGGTGCAGAAGCACTGAAAAGCTCCGGGCTGCTGTGCGTTTTCCCCCTCATTGCATGTGCCATTTGCTCTTGAGCGGCTTGAATAAAATCTCGTGCTAACGTAGTTCCATCGAATGCCTGAATGCTCTCCTTGTAGAGTGCCGCTTGCTGAGACACGGCTGCTTCTGTCTTTACACCCTTTTTAGCAGGGGTGCTGTAATCTGAAGAATTTATGCTATGTGATACCTGCTCTTTTTCACACTGAGCAGAAGCCAGGGCAGCCTGGGGCTCCTCTTTTACACTGCTACGTTCACGTTCATCACCAGTGCTCTCATCATCTGCATCTCCTTCATCGCTGCTGCTGCCGTGGCCAGCTGTCTCCTCACACTCCCCAAATTCTGTTTTTGGAGCATCAGCAGGACTGTTTGGACACAAGCGGTTTTCAGGGTTCAAGGAGAAGCCTCTCCTCAGACTCTCTGAACCACGACCATAGGTGGAAATGTTGAGCAGATAATGACCAGACATTGCAGGCTTGGATGTCCTTCTGCCCATGAAACCCAGTGTAAATCTCTGGCTGGTGGAGCTATTTTCTAACTGGAAACCTGAGTGAGTGAGGTTCAGTTGTGAAGGCTGAAGGACAGGCAACAAATTCTGCCTCTGGACCCTCTTGATAAGAGTCTGAAGGATCTGCTCCTGCGTTGTTTTGCTGAGCGCCTCGTGGCACGGGTGCTGGTCAAGGCTGGGGTCCTTTCCTGAGGGGAGCGGAAAGGTCCTTGGAATGTGAGGCAGAGACCTGTTCTGGCAAAAGATCTTCTCAAGTTGTTGCGTGGGCAAACACGATTGTCTGTCACCACCCTCGGCTCCAGCAGTGTTCCCTGCTATGCCTGGAGCCCTGGATGCTGCTGCCGCCCCTTTTTCTTCATGACAAGCTAACGGGACGgttttcatctctgctttggTGAGAGGCTTCGGTAGGATTTGCTCCAGAGGGACATTCTTGCCTTGAAGAAGCTGGGTGACCAAAGGGTTGTTAGCAGGAATACTGGAGCTTGCCTTTGGGAGGGCCCCACTTGAGCTTGAACTTGCGTGAGTTTTAAGGGTAGGTGCAATGGAGGAAGTGTTAGAGGGTGGGACAGATGGAGCAGATGTGACCACacctccagcctgggcttccgAGCTCGTGGATGTCAGTGAAGGCATCGGAGGGGACGGAGATTTGCTTTGAGGAACGTCTGAGCTGGTCCCTCCCGAGGCCGTAGGCGCTACCTTGGTTCGGTTTGTGTTGGTATCCGCTGTGGAGGGAGTGACGCAGAGCGTCCCATCCCTGGCAGCTGATGCCCCGCAGGCCTGGCTTGGAGCTGCCGCAGCAGACGGTGCTTCCTCTTGTTTGTCACCACTACCAGCACGTGGGGAGCCTGAAACCTGATTTACAGTCAGACTGGGGGGGCTCCGTCTTAGTCTGTTGATTTTCTCTAGTGCCGGTGCTGCTGATGCGGAGGAGCTGGTGCCTGTACTGCCGGCTGGAGCTGCGGACTGCAGTGTGGACGTTTGCTGTAGTTGTGCTCTAGAAGGATTGTGAGGTGGTGCCTGGTCCGTGGCGCAGGTCTCCATTTGGATATGGGGAAGAAACCTTCTCGAACTTCCCCCGCTTCCAGTTCCTGCCAGTTCCAGTGCGTTTCCTCGAATTCCAGTTTCGCTGGTTCCGCTCGTGGCTGCGTtactcttctctcctcctccgcccccgccaccgcccggtCCGGGCCCTGGCACGGCCCCCCCCGCcgaggcggcggcagcggcggcggcagcggctgcTGCCCTCTGAGCCTTGGCCTGCTGGGCTTTGGCCTTGATGTCTGCCAGGGTTCTGGCCCCTGTTCTTCCTGGACTGGTAAGTGAGATTGGGAAACGTGCCCTAGGAGAGACCTGGCCCGCGGGAAATGGCATCGGGGAGATTCTGGAAACAGGAATCTgaaacagaggaggagaaaagcacaACTGAGATACGGGGAACGTTTAACCCACACAGTTAAGAATTCAAGTGTTTACAGTTGTAGTCTTAGAGAAGTAGCATAGTCTTGGAGAAATCCCTTATCTCCCTCACTTGAGATAGATAATAAAAGGCATGTATGGTCTTCTGATGTCGGGCACGCCTACTTTAAGTCTCTTACCACCTTAGTAACTCAGACCAGAGGCTCATCCCTTGCAGTCACAGGCTCATACATCGTACACTGTTACTCAAAAGCCTATTGGGCTCCCTCAGATAAAATGGTAAGGTTGGTCCTGAACTCACACCTATCGTCCCCTGTTCCATTTCACACTTAATTCGATTGATCTGTAATTTCTATCCTTTTAAAGGACCGTGTcagctttctgctttattttgcgCTGCTCTGCTACCCCTGTGTATTTACACTTGTCTCCTCAGTGTTTCTATACAAAGTAATAATAATCTGTAGATAAGGTGCCAAAACTTCAGTCCTTTCTTCTAAGACAGGTTCTCCACTCCTCTCCTCGCTCCAGTTTCCTCTCTATAAGTGTGCTCTTTCTCCTGTAAGTTGTGAGAACAGTGCAGTAATGCTACTGCAAAGACTTAAGCGAGTCTATTTTAAggttacatttgttttcatgtatcTGCAATACCTTGCTGACTCCCACTCATCTTCTGATTAACTAGTTcaccacttctttcttttctgaggaATGACATGTCTTCTGCCTCACAGGGGAAACTATTTTCAGTTGCCCTTAAATTCACTctattattaaattaaatccCAGGTTTATTACACTGGAAGGTCAAACATTCTTCTTGCACGGTATTTCAAATCTCTTTTATTGACAGTTTCCCCCCAATTCTGTGTCACTGACAAATGTCATTATTAATGCTTTCCTACCTTCCTGCTATACTTATTAACATACTGAGAAGAATGAACTGCTTTTACAATTTTGTGTTTGTATACTTCCTAGTATAAAAGAATCTTAATAGGAGAGAGAAATTCTTAAGACGTACAGTAATTAAGCAGTTTTCCATTTGCCACTTCTGCCTAAGGCCTCAAACCAGGGACCTGAACTTTAACCACAGCAAATTCAGGTAGAAAAAGCCCAGGCCCTGTTCGACAGAACCCACACTTTGCTATTCACACAGTCGCACATGACTGTAAAAATTTTTCTGTGCCGCTTCATCCATTTACTATCTGCTGTTGAGCATAACATCACTGGAGAAGGAACGCGCGTCATCTGTACACGTGTCACTTTGTACTTATTTTCTGAGACCGTCGAACGTCCGAATCAGCAGTGTTTATTATCGCTTACCACGGGGCATTTCCGGCAGCTGAGCCCACCTCAAGTGCCAGAGAACTGCATTGTGCAGTCCAAGGTCTGGAACCTTCCTCTCACGCTTCCTTCCCACCTGCCCTACCCCAGTGGTGGCTGGCTGCCTGTCCCCGTTCCCATGTAGATTCTCCCCAAGACTCAGGAGCTAAAGGGCTTTTGGAATCGAGATGGTCCCTAGAATAGTCTTTCCCTGTTACCTACTCCGACACCGCACTGCATTCAGCTGGTAGAAACGAGAACTGTGTTATTTCTAGATGGTCTTATTAAACACAGGTAAACAACTTAGTTTCTGGACTTGATATACTAGTAGAAGCTGCTGacagcattctttctggatCTGGTGTTGTGCTGCTAGGGGTACTCACACATCTCCAAAGTCCTGTCCAATCCTGGGCTACAACTTCCTTTGTTATCAGTCTGGCACTTCCTCCGCAGCCCTCCCCAGTTTCCACCAGGACCTACAGAACTCCCTGTTACACTCAGCCTTGGGCCTCCACGCAATTGTGCCAGCTTCCGGCCCAAGAGACCATTGAACAGATGCGTGTGTATGAGAGATACTTGACTGAAGTTAGCTTGATAAGCCAGCCAGCAGATTCCCTTTAGCAAACGGCTGAGCTTCTACATTTTTGGATCAAATATTTCCATCACCATAATAAGCAGGTAACATAATTTCCAGAGATAACTAGAACTGAACTGGCAAAGCGTTTCTGGGAGAGCTGCCCGCTGAACCGACCCGTGGAAGGGCACCCTGCAGATCTGTCGTCCCTGCTGTTTACCTTGAGGGGGGGCACCCGAGGCACCGGGGTCCCCGTGGCAGGAAAGGACTGTGGCTGGGTCTGAAACGCCTGGTGGTGCTGACAGTTCTCCATGATGCGTGGCTTTTTTTCAGGAGTGGTTACAGCTTCTTCATGACTCTCTGACTTCCTCTTGTGAGCTTCAACGCTGACTTCCATTTCTTCGTTCACAGGGGACTTCTTTTCTGGAGTTTCTGGAGTAATCACTGGACTTTTCACCTTCGCTTCTACCTCACCTGCTTCGGGGCTCTTTGGTTTACTCGGGGCCAAAACTGAGGTACTGACAGTCTCTCCCACTCGCACTTCCTTTGATGCAGTGTGCTTTCGctcttcttctgccttttgaCTCGCGGCAGTTTGTGGTTTCTCTTGAATGGATTCTCCTTGGACTCTCTCTTTTACAGGGACAGGGTGGTCACTAGGTTTCACTGCGCACCCATCCAGGGGAGCTGAGGCCTCTGCAGGTTTGGCTGGTTTGGGCTGCTCGTCCTgtcctctttcctctcctcccttctccatcGCTGGTGCTTCCAGGACTGCTTGTGCTTTAGACTCTGATGGAGAAGTAACCTCCTCTTTGAGTGGTGCCAGAGAGGCTGGCATGCATTTTGGCTGTTCAGCTGCTGGATTTTCAGTCTCTGGCTCAGCAGGGCTGGTGTTTGCTGTCAGTCTCTTGGACTCTTCAGGACTTAGTCCAGAACTGtcaacaaaaccagaatatttaTGTAAAGCAGTCTCACAAAAAGCATACTATACTATCCCTACGAAAATTGAGAGAGGATTCTCTATGTGCCACAGCCTAAATAAATGTGTCTCACACACCTAATTCCATGCCACGATCTTTGAAAACCTTCCGTAGTGTTAGTACTTGACGTGAAACAGAACTGAATAGCAAAGTTTAAAACCAACTAAATGAAATACACGGAACACAGGTTAGATCTAGTTGTCTATCCAGATACCAATTTTCCAGGCTGCAAATCCAATTAATTTGGCCAGCAGTAACCATTCCCTTCACTAGCCACTGCAGACATACCTCTGCAGCGTGTGAACAACCCCACACAGCTTGCATCTGACTCAAGCTCATATGGTGACATTTGCGGAACGGGACACTGAAAAGCGTCCCACCGTTCTCTCCAGAGGAAATGGCTGGTGCCAGAACCACCGACGTACCCTTAGCTTCGAACCCATGCTGCTgcccttctccatcaccaaaaAGCTTGGagtatttttctgcattactCATCCATCTTCAGTTTTGAAAGACATGAACAAGCAGGAATCTAATTCCCAGAGTGATGTCTGATTTAGGATTAACTTAATCCATCCCTCTTAACGAAATATcaaatttgggttttttgcccAAACATGAACCCATAAAGTCTGATGAAACCTGCTGAATCTATGGATTGACTTCTACCAGACAGGTCTGTAGGAGCTAGAGAGAACTGCTATTACGGAGGTTTTACGGAGCAGGTGACTTAGTGCAAGGTAGAGCCTGCTCCACCACCACACCCCCGCGATCTCCGGATCCTGGCACCAGCAGAACCGTGAGAGGGGAGTGTCTTGGTGTCACAGCAAGGAGTGGGAAAGTTAAACTGTAAAGTCTAAAGGACAGCCTTGCCTAAGGAAAACAGTACTACACCGCTTAAAGCATCAGAAATCATGACAGCAAGCACAGTGCTCCGACCTAGATCATTCTCTCAGCTCTGTGGCATCTAGATGAAGCCAGAGACCTTTTCCAGGTTTCAGGACTCATGAAAAGTAACGTTTATTGATGGGCAGCACGCTACAAATGTGGCAACAGGTACATCTGGACAGGCAACGCGGGATAAAAAAGAGAGTTGAAGGTCTTACCTCTGACCGTAGTAGCTCTCAAAAAAATGTTCCTTCCACAGCTcaaccttcttttccttttctatttcttgcCGTATTCTTAGCTGCATTTCTGGTGTAAACTCACCTGCAAAACGCAACAAAGGATAGCTTCAGAAACGCAACAGATAAAATGCATCGGGATAAGCACCGGAGCCTGCATGCTTGCAGGTGAGAGTGCCACCTCACACAAGGCCCCTTCGCAGCCTGTGACACTGTAGCTCTGCCTGTGGTCCTCCAGCATTCCTCCTGAGCTGCAGAGTGTTCCTCTGCGGTGATGGGCAACAGCCCGATGGTCACAACTCCTTCCCATGTCAGTGTCCATTCTGGCTGCCAATAGATACTTTGTGTGAAATTGCGCTTATTAAACGAATATAAATCCACGCACAAATGGATGTTGTGTGCACGCACGCACTGCGTAACTGCCATTTTTTGAGGGAGCAGAGGATATTGCCTATGGAGATGGCAAAGCAATATGGCACCTTGCAAAGACAGTCGTGCATGGCTGTGGTGGAGTTTGCGTGCAAGAGCATCAAAGACTTCTTGCCTGGCACAAgtgacagaaattatttctggcAGTGCATGCTATTCTGTCACAGGCAGGTGGGAACAACTGACCTCTCTCGCACATCTGAAGCACACGTTTCACACAGACACGTGCTGCGGTTTGGAAGAAACGTTTCCTGATGTGAGGTCTGAACCCTCCCAacacagctttgaaccattaTGGTTTGTAGGGC
The DNA window shown above is from Grus americana isolate bGruAme1 chromosome 3, bGruAme1.mat, whole genome shotgun sequence and carries:
- the ASXL2 gene encoding putative Polycomb group protein ASXL2 → MREKGRRKKGRTWAEAARTVLEKYPNTPMSHKEILQVIQKEGLKEISGTSPLACLNAMLHTNSRGEEGIFYKVPGRMGVYTLKKDVPDGLKELSDGSEESSDAQSDSQSSENSSSSSSSDGCSNKDGKKSRWKRKVSSRLSQTSSPQSGCPSPSIQTGKVISSSQKHSKKALKQALKQQQQKQQQQQCRAGMPVSSNQQVLLKAVKAASDSTPAKSAWEGKQSDGQSSSPQNSTSSSSPSVKLDNSLPGLGKKPFQRSDRLHARQLKRTKCAEIDVETPDSILVNTNLRALINKHTFSVLPTECQQRLLLLLPEVDRQVGADGLMKLSGSALNNEFFTSAAQGWKERLSEGEFTPEMQLRIRQEIEKEKKVELWKEHFFESYYGQSSGLSPEESKRLTANTSPAEPETENPAAEQPKCMPASLAPLKEEVTSPSESKAQAVLEAPAMEKGGEERGQDEQPKPAKPAEASAPLDGCAVKPSDHPVPVKERVQGESIQEKPQTAASQKAEEERKHTASKEVRVGETVSTSVLAPSKPKSPEAGEVEAKVKSPVITPETPEKKSPVNEEMEVSVEAHKRKSESHEEAVTTPEKKPRIMENCQHHQAFQTQPQSFPATGTPVPRVPPLKIPVSRISPMPFPAGQVSPRARFPISLTSPGRTGARTLADIKAKAQQAKAQRAAAAAAAAAAASAGGAVPGPGPGGGGGGGGEKSNAATSGTSETGIRGNALELAGTGSGGSSRRFLPHIQMETCATDQAPPHNPSRAQLQQTSTLQSAAPAGSTGTSSSASAAPALEKINRLRRSPPSLTVNQVSGSPRAGSGDKQEEAPSAAAAPSQACGASAARDGTLCVTPSTADTNTNRTKVAPTASGGTSSDVPQSKSPSPPMPSLTSTSSEAQAGGVVTSAPSVPPSNTSSIAPTLKTHASSSSSGALPKASSSIPANNPLVTQLLQGKNVPLEQILPKPLTKAEMKTVPLACHEEKGAAAASRAPGIAGNTAGAEGGDRQSCLPTQQLEKIFCQNRSLPHIPRTFPLPSGKDPSLDQHPCHEALSKTTQEQILQTLIKRVQRQNLLPVLQPSQLNLTHSGFQLENSSTSQRFTLGFMGRRTSKPAMSGHYLLNISTYGRGSESLRRGFSLNPENRLCPNSPADAPKTEFGECEETAGHGSSSDEGDADDESTGDERERSSVKEEPQAALASAQCEKEQVSHSINSSDYSTPAKKGVKTEAAVSQQAALYKESIQAFDGTTLARDFIQAAQEQMAHAMRGKTHSSPELFSASAPSADSAQQQPPLLSPSHPPKLSGNAAAPLIGPSYSGTINVSTSPDVNQGSLMTGLSECNQLSSSMGNVMSFSVTVTTIPTGQAMNSGSHSQTIPVQAFAEDNGMEDSPSKCYCRLKAMIMCKGCGAFCHDDCIGPSKLCVSCLVVR